In one window of Scytonema millei VB511283 DNA:
- a CDS encoding ScyD/ScyE family protein, with product MKLKQLTIALITVSIALVFGPQAARAASLTTIADGLNNARGLNFDSEGNAYIGETGLGGDGVCQPSPSTQFELICEGNTGSVTKVTPDGTQSRVIDGTESLALQQTKEQGSGPQELNFDSSGNAYLLTGYAGNPANRDAELNALSTNVQFPSAQQQVAPPVAPDQVLGTTTLGKLYKTDLNTGNLTEVADLAKAELTTNPGGDDVISNPFDFVIKDNTAYIGDGGANVVWNVNLDTGETKATKIPGQTLENPEFPPNVSIPGAGQEQPPAGQQGQDAVPGVPAEQEASGPPAGQIPSQVDIQSVVTGVDIGPDGAVYAGELTGFPYPEGKAKVWRIGENGEPEVFADGFTQITDIKFDKDGNLLVLQFADEAQWKGGGQSLQNLPGSLIKLAPDGTRTTLVAAGEGLASAAGLNIGPDGEIYVVNNGVGPGTGELVRVDGIDGAATVPEPSSILGLLLFGVMGGGTWFRRKQQQGRETISSEPEETLSQSAI from the coding sequence ATGAAGCTCAAACAACTTACAATCGCACTTATAACTGTTTCTATTGCCCTTGTTTTTGGACCGCAAGCCGCTAGAGCCGCATCATTAACAACAATTGCTGATGGACTCAACAACGCACGGGGTCTGAACTTTGATTCTGAAGGTAATGCCTACATAGGCGAGACAGGATTAGGGGGAGATGGTGTTTGCCAACCGTCTCCCAGTACCCAATTTGAGCTAATTTGTGAGGGTAACACTGGTTCAGTCACCAAAGTTACACCAGATGGTACGCAAAGTCGCGTTATCGACGGGACTGAATCTCTAGCGTTACAACAAACCAAAGAGCAAGGATCGGGTCCGCAAGAACTCAATTTTGATTCTAGTGGCAATGCTTATCTATTAACTGGTTATGCTGGTAACCCAGCCAACCGAGATGCAGAGTTAAATGCTCTTTCTACCAACGTCCAATTTCCATCCGCGCAACAGCAAGTCGCACCTCCAGTTGCTCCCGACCAAGTGTTAGGCACGACTACCTTGGGCAAATTGTATAAAACTGATTTGAATACGGGTAACTTAACTGAGGTTGCCGATTTAGCAAAAGCCGAACTTACAACCAATCCAGGTGGTGACGACGTAATTAGCAATCCCTTCGATTTTGTGATTAAAGACAATACCGCTTATATCGGTGATGGCGGTGCTAACGTTGTCTGGAATGTGAATCTCGATACTGGCGAGACTAAAGCAACTAAAATTCCTGGGCAAACCTTAGAAAATCCAGAATTTCCACCAAACGTATCTATTCCTGGTGCAGGGCAAGAGCAACCTCCAGCCGGACAGCAAGGACAAGATGCGGTTCCTGGCGTACCAGCCGAGCAAGAGGCATCTGGACCACCAGCAGGGCAAATACCAAGCCAGGTAGATATTCAATCGGTAGTCACAGGTGTAGATATCGGTCCCGATGGAGCCGTGTATGCTGGCGAACTCACGGGCTTTCCATATCCCGAAGGTAAAGCCAAAGTGTGGCGAATTGGAGAGAATGGTGAGCCGGAAGTTTTTGCCGATGGTTTTACGCAAATTACCGATATCAAATTTGATAAAGACGGTAATTTACTGGTGTTGCAATTTGCTGATGAAGCTCAGTGGAAAGGCGGCGGTCAGAGCTTACAAAATCTACCAGGTTCTTTGATCAAACTTGCTCCTGATGGTACGCGCACGACTCTTGTAGCTGCGGGTGAAGGACTTGCCTCGGCTGCGGGTCTTAATATTGGTCCTGATGGTGAGATCTACGTCGTTAACAATGGCGTTGGACCAGGTACGGGGGAACTCGTGCGAGTTGATGGCATTGATGGAGCTGCAACCGTTCCCGAACCTTCATCTATTTTGGGCTTACTCTTGTTTGGAGTTATGGGTGGCGGTACTTGGTTCAGACGCAAACAGCAACAAGGTCGAGAGACGATCTCGTCAGAACCAGAAGAAACCTTATCTCAGTCCGCAATTTAG
- the scyF gene encoding scytonemin biosynthesis PEP-CTERM protein ScyF (ScyF is a conserved protein in biosynthesis systems for the scytonemin, a Trp-derived cyanobacterial natural sunscreen, although it is not absolutely required.) — protein MSLFRNFSIAIATTGCIIATTTQANASITLEYEGDIGRPANFAAGETPFTPGTLAIPQGIAVQEETGNVFVANDVTDQIQVFDSQGNYLKGIGGTGSEPGQSDGQSAIAFEPNTGNLYAGDVNNNRINVFDPQGNYVKSIAQGQFSGLIEGRPFFGPSGIVFDNSGNGYVGDYSSDRILKFNPSSGEITGSIGSSGTTPGQFQGPSGIAVKSDGNLVVTDQFNNRIQVVSPEGDALLSFGKQGTGEGELNQPIDVEVDEKDNIYVTDSINSRVQVFDKNGNFLSAFGEPARDANGNVVPPLSLGAPSPYGDPLDLEPGKFNWTAGSELKDGKLYVGDFFQGRVQVLDVVDSSSSSAEVPEPSAFLGVAVLGAGVAAVKLKKSLRQKAI, from the coding sequence ATGAGTTTATTTAGAAATTTCTCGATCGCGATCGCTACTACTGGATGTATCATCGCCACCACAACCCAAGCTAACGCTTCCATTACCTTAGAATATGAGGGTGATATCGGTAGACCTGCGAACTTTGCCGCAGGGGAAACTCCATTTACTCCAGGTACGCTTGCTATTCCCCAAGGCATCGCGGTACAGGAAGAAACAGGTAATGTTTTCGTGGCTAATGACGTAACCGATCAAATCCAGGTCTTCGATTCCCAAGGTAATTATCTTAAAGGCATTGGTGGTACAGGTAGCGAACCTGGGCAATCTGACGGGCAATCGGCGATCGCCTTTGAACCAAATACTGGAAATTTGTATGCGGGTGATGTTAACAACAACCGAATTAACGTCTTCGATCCGCAAGGTAACTACGTCAAATCCATTGCTCAAGGTCAATTTAGCGGACTAATTGAAGGCAGACCTTTCTTTGGACCATCGGGTATTGTATTTGATAATAGTGGCAATGGATACGTGGGTGATTATAGCAGCGATCGCATCCTGAAATTTAATCCCTCAAGTGGCGAGATCACTGGTTCTATCGGCAGCAGTGGAACCACACCTGGACAATTTCAAGGACCGTCAGGCATAGCAGTCAAGTCTGATGGAAATTTAGTTGTGACTGACCAGTTCAACAACCGCATTCAAGTCGTTAGCCCAGAAGGTGATGCACTGCTCTCCTTCGGCAAACAAGGTACTGGAGAGGGAGAACTCAATCAGCCGATTGATGTGGAAGTGGACGAGAAAGATAATATTTACGTGACGGATTCTATCAATAGCCGCGTCCAAGTATTCGATAAAAATGGTAACTTTCTGAGTGCATTTGGCGAACCTGCCCGCGATGCAAATGGTAATGTCGTACCACCTTTATCGTTAGGCGCACCCTCTCCCTATGGCGATCCCTTAGATCTCGAACCAGGCAAGTTTAATTGGACGGCAGGTTCAGAATTAAAAGATGGCAAGCTTTATGTTGGCGACTTTTTCCAGGGTCGCGTCCAAGTGTTAGATGTCGTAGATAGCTCCTCATCATCTGCCGAAGTTCCCGAACCTTCTGCATTTTTGGGTGTAGCTGTTTTAGGTGCTGGCGTTGCTGCTGTCAAGTTGAAAAAAAGCTTGAGGCAAAAAGCAATTTAG
- a CDS encoding EboA family metabolite traffic protein, whose amino-acid sequence MTTTQVSTSDLIYSWLERHVDRAGLNWLEEKRSQIARGAAVKVFFTAFSATPRYTGKNSLQLTLSDLQAAAIARKGWFPMNWSVDRAARILLVLALPQDDESQYLQTLEQVFTAADIGELVALYQALPLLSYPKQLKARAAEGVRSNMTDVFNAVALQNPYPAEYFDNLAWNQMILKALFVGSPLHLIQGLDRRANPELAKMLVDYASERQAANRSVSPELWELVKKSKVKS is encoded by the coding sequence ATGACAACAACACAAGTTAGCACTAGCGATTTAATTTATAGTTGGTTGGAGCGACATGTCGATCGCGCGGGTTTGAATTGGTTGGAGGAAAAGCGATCGCAAATTGCACGGGGAGCGGCTGTCAAAGTATTTTTTACAGCTTTCAGTGCTACGCCGCGCTATACGGGCAAAAACAGCTTGCAGTTAACGCTTTCTGATTTACAAGCAGCCGCGATCGCCCGCAAAGGTTGGTTTCCGATGAATTGGAGTGTCGATCGAGCTGCTCGGATACTCCTAGTTCTAGCTCTACCACAGGATGACGAGTCACAATACTTGCAAACGTTAGAGCAAGTCTTTACTGCTGCTGATATAGGGGAGTTAGTCGCACTTTACCAAGCTCTACCCCTGCTATCTTACCCAAAGCAATTGAAAGCGCGGGCGGCTGAAGGGGTACGCAGTAACATGACCGATGTATTTAATGCTGTAGCCTTACAAAACCCATATCCAGCCGAGTATTTTGATAATCTTGCCTGGAATCAAATGATATTGAAAGCATTATTTGTTGGCAGTCCACTGCATTTAATTCAAGGACTCGATCGCCGTGCTAATCCAGAACTAGCCAAGATGTTAGTCGATTATGCCAGCGAACGCCAAGCCGCTAACCGCTCGGTATCTCCCGAATTGTGGGAATTAGTGAAAAAGTCAAAAGTCAAAAGTTAA
- a CDS encoding TatD family hydrolase has product MNNSEFRLPSAEGEAQRYSEFYIDPHIHMTARTTYDYIIMRESGIVATIEPAFWLGQPRTHVGTFQDYFNSLVGWERFRASQFGIQHYCTIGINPKEANNEALAEAVMELLPLYVCKEGVVAIGEIGYDDQTPAEDKYFRRQLELAKELDMLVLIHTPHRNKKAGTSRSMDACVEHGLDPARVIIDHNNEETVREVLDRGFWAAFTIYPQTKMGNARMVEIVKQHGCDRIIVDSSADWGMSDPLAVPKTAQLMRERGIPETYVRAVCYENALAAYSQSGQIQETDWLASDAIDQRQMFNGNSVLRGQEPTVRSSRECILIE; this is encoded by the coding sequence ATGAATAATTCCGAATTCCGACTTCCGTCAGCCGAAGGCGAAGCGCAGCGTTATTCCGAATTCTATATCGATCCTCACATCCACATGACCGCTCGCACTACATACGATTACATAATCATGCGGGAGTCAGGGATTGTGGCGACGATTGAACCTGCCTTTTGGTTGGGACAACCCCGCACCCACGTTGGCACGTTTCAGGATTATTTTAATAGTTTGGTAGGGTGGGAAAGGTTTCGAGCGAGTCAGTTTGGCATTCAACATTACTGCACGATCGGCATCAATCCGAAAGAGGCTAACAACGAAGCTCTAGCCGAGGCAGTGATGGAGTTGTTACCACTATATGTCTGTAAAGAAGGTGTGGTGGCAATTGGCGAAATTGGTTATGACGACCAAACCCCAGCCGAAGACAAATACTTTCGCCGACAACTGGAACTAGCGAAAGAACTAGATATGCTGGTGTTAATTCATACGCCCCATCGTAACAAAAAAGCAGGAACGAGCCGCAGTATGGACGCTTGCGTCGAGCATGGCTTAGATCCAGCACGGGTCATTATCGACCATAACAATGAAGAGACAGTACGGGAAGTTTTAGATCGGGGATTCTGGGCAGCTTTTACCATTTATCCGCAAACTAAAATGGGTAATGCACGTATGGTAGAAATTGTCAAGCAACACGGTTGCGATCGCATTATTGTCGATAGCAGTGCTGACTGGGGCATGAGCGATCCGCTTGCCGTACCCAAAACTGCCCAACTGATGCGAGAACGGGGAATTCCAGAGACTTACGTTCGAGCCGTTTGTTATGAAAATGCCCTAGCTGCCTACAGTCAAAGCGGACAAATACAAGAGACAGACTGGCTCGCTTCAGATGCGATCGACCAGCGACAGATGTTTAACGGTAACTCAGTGCTGCGCGGGCAAGAACCAACCGTGAGATCGAGTAGAGAATGCATTTTGATCGAGTAA
- the eboC gene encoding UbiA-like protein EboC (EboC, a homolog the polyprenyltransferase UbiA, belongs to system of proteins involved in the trafficking of precursor metabolites to an extracytoplasmic compartment so that the biosynthesis of certain natural products, such as scytonemin, can be completed.) encodes MSATSLNSDRLWAYLQLMRPANIVTAWADILAGFAISGFVAIQAGTLELEALGWLLLATTGLYGGGVVFNDVFDAELDAKERPERPIPSGRASRQNAATLASVLLLIGIVAAAQVSFLSAILAICIAVGAVVYDSLGKHQPLVGALNMGLCRGGNLLLGMSTVPAIVGEYWFLALIPIFYIAAITSLSQGEVHGAKGNTPAIALLLIVTVITALFGLELLPNYHILQALPAIALFTGYLLPPVIQAVRQPTPEQIRNAVRSGILSLVILDATIATGFASLPYGLFVLCLLPISIALAQIFAVT; translated from the coding sequence ATGAGTGCCACAAGTTTAAATTCCGATCGCCTTTGGGCATATCTTCAATTGATGCGTCCGGCTAATATTGTCACTGCTTGGGCAGATATTCTCGCTGGTTTTGCGATTTCTGGGTTTGTGGCAATTCAAGCTGGCACTTTAGAATTAGAGGCACTCGGATGGTTGCTGTTAGCGACCACGGGTTTGTATGGTGGCGGAGTTGTATTTAATGATGTGTTTGATGCCGAACTAGATGCCAAAGAACGACCCGAAAGACCTATCCCTAGTGGGAGAGCATCTCGTCAGAACGCGGCTACACTAGCTAGCGTGCTGTTACTTATTGGTATAGTCGCGGCTGCTCAAGTTTCCTTCCTCAGTGCAATTTTGGCTATTTGCATTGCAGTTGGGGCAGTCGTGTATGACAGTTTAGGCAAGCATCAGCCTCTAGTAGGGGCGCTGAATATGGGGTTGTGTCGCGGTGGTAATCTCTTACTCGGTATGAGTACCGTGCCTGCAATAGTTGGTGAATATTGGTTTTTAGCACTTATTCCTATTTTTTACATTGCTGCAATTACTAGCCTCAGCCAGGGTGAAGTGCATGGAGCTAAAGGTAATACTCCGGCGATCGCGCTTTTACTGATTGTTACAGTCATTACCGCACTATTCGGATTAGAGCTGTTGCCCAACTATCACATCCTTCAAGCATTACCCGCGATCGCTCTATTTACTGGCTACTTACTGCCACCCGTTATTCAAGCTGTACGCCAACCTACCCCAGAACAGATCCGCAACGCCGTGCGATCGGGCATACTATCGCTCGTCATTCTTGATGCAACTATTGCCACTGGTTTCGCCAGTTTGCCTTACGGCTTATTCGTTCTGTGTCTCCTACCTATTTCGATCGCACTCGCACAAATATTTGCTGTGACATGA
- the tyrA gene encoding bifunctional chorismate mutase/prephenate dehydrogenase: protein MTNFNRSRKITIIGGRGRMGKFFTQQLSTTGHQVSSLGNQDWDRASQLLGEAELVIISVPIERTVAVIERAAKYLSPTTALADITSIKTQPVQAMLANHAGAVMGLHPMFGPSVKSFAGQKVVVCSGRNDEVFQWLLDCISDRGGELISCTPEEHDRIMVTIQATRHFSRFCCGAFLSAENIDLDRSLLMSTPSYRQEIEIINRLFAQNPALCVDIMLATEERCEAIARLAQTYSRLAELIVKKDRSSLIREFEIAQSFLTQENLASTKQKEYAMPSEVRATITVTQ, encoded by the coding sequence ATGACCAATTTTAATAGATCTCGAAAAATCACGATTATTGGTGGACGGGGTAGGATGGGTAAGTTTTTTACCCAACAGCTGTCTACAACTGGGCATCAGGTTAGTAGTTTGGGAAACCAAGACTGGGATCGAGCCAGTCAACTGCTTGGTGAAGCAGAACTTGTCATAATCAGCGTTCCCATCGAACGAACGGTAGCTGTTATCGAACGTGCAGCCAAGTATCTGTCGCCAACTACAGCTTTAGCTGACATTACAAGTATTAAAACCCAACCAGTACAGGCAATGCTGGCAAATCATGCCGGAGCCGTGATGGGATTGCATCCAATGTTTGGTCCCAGCGTTAAATCGTTTGCCGGACAAAAAGTCGTGGTTTGTTCTGGGCGAAACGACGAAGTATTTCAGTGGTTATTAGATTGTATTAGCGATCGCGGTGGTGAATTAATTAGCTGCACGCCTGAAGAACACGATCGCATTATGGTAACGATCCAAGCAACGCGACACTTTTCTCGATTTTGCTGCGGTGCATTCTTATCAGCAGAAAACATCGATCTCGATCGCAGCTTATTAATGTCAACTCCCAGTTATCGTCAAGAAATTGAGATTATCAATCGCTTATTCGCACAAAATCCAGCTTTATGTGTAGATATTATGCTAGCCACAGAAGAAAGATGCGAAGCGATCGCCAGATTAGCACAAACCTACAGCCGTTTGGCAGAACTCATTGTTAAAAAAGACCGTTCGTCATTAATCCGAGAATTTGAAATTGCCCAAAGCTTTTTGACTCAAGAAAATTTAGCTTCCACCAAACAGAAAGAATACGCGATGCCTTCAGAGGTTCGCGCAACTATTACAGTAACTCAGTGA
- a CDS encoding DsbA family oxidoreductase: MTSPLPITPMLIDIFHDFACPWCWIGKKHLFDAIAQWHGEAVRIRWHPFLLDNSIPPEGYEFRSFMQARKGIEAVALQQMFDRTRQVGERAGVKLDFNKISLAVNTTLAHQLVALTPDEDLKTTLVEAIYQAYFERNLNLGDRETLISIGDTVGVNTNKFRNFLGSHALVNSVIAESTFARLNGITSVPLFIFNNKVKVDGSHSIEVFKQAMTRAALMEKSDARGVGKVASG, encoded by the coding sequence TTGACTTCCCCATTACCAATTACCCCTATGTTAATTGATATCTTTCACGATTTTGCTTGCCCTTGGTGCTGGATTGGCAAGAAACACTTGTTTGATGCGATCGCTCAATGGCACGGCGAAGCTGTCCGCATTCGTTGGCATCCATTTTTATTAGATAACTCCATTCCGCCAGAAGGATATGAGTTTCGTAGCTTTATGCAGGCAAGAAAAGGAATCGAAGCGGTAGCACTACAGCAAATGTTCGATCGCACTCGCCAAGTAGGTGAGAGAGCAGGAGTTAAGCTAGATTTTAATAAGATATCATTAGCTGTTAACACGACTCTTGCTCATCAATTAGTTGCTTTAACGCCCGACGAAGATCTCAAAACAACTTTAGTTGAAGCAATTTATCAAGCTTATTTTGAACGTAACCTTAATCTTGGCGATCGAGAAACTCTAATTTCTATAGGCGATACTGTTGGCGTAAATACAAACAAATTTCGTAATTTTTTAGGTAGTCATGCGTTAGTTAATTCAGTTATTGCTGAGTCAACATTTGCACGGCTAAATGGGATTACCAGCGTGCCATTATTCATCTTTAACAACAAAGTCAAAGTTGACGGTTCTCACTCAATCGAAGTATTTAAACAAGCCATGACTCGCGCTGCATTGATGGAAAAAAGTGATGCGCGGGGAGTCGGGAAAGTGGCTAGTGGCTAG
- a CDS encoding 3-dehydroquinate synthase translates to MILEIQRQTNYSLQPIHQRVSVTFRYQVHFTKGLFQLDNPLLAQVMIANENSPKQAVAIVDAGLVSHHQDFIAQLSTYARRYNHAFQLAAVKVVSGGEATKNDPQAIEQIQQLIHQTGLCRHSYVLAIGGGAVLDMVGYAAATAHRGIRLIRVPTTVLAQNDSGVGVKNGINAFGKKNFLGTFAPPYAVLNDCDFLYSLDDRDWRSGIAEAIKVALIKDASFFDAIASSAPALMRREIDAMQQLIYRCAQLHLEHIANSGDPFEIGSSRPLDFGHWAAHKLEQLTDYSLRHGEAVAIGIALDSTYSYLLGLLSRGEWQQILNLLEALGFGLYVPQMRQDRLFQGLTEFREHLGGELTLMLLQAIGQGIEVHEVDPLLYGEAIAILADRSRE, encoded by the coding sequence ATGATTCTTGAAATTCAGCGTCAGACTAATTACAGTCTGCAACCAATTCATCAACGTGTATCTGTCACCTTTCGCTATCAAGTGCATTTCACTAAAGGATTGTTTCAATTAGACAATCCGTTGTTAGCACAGGTAATGATAGCCAATGAAAATAGTCCCAAACAGGCAGTCGCGATCGTCGATGCGGGATTAGTATCTCATCATCAAGACTTTATTGCCCAACTATCTACCTACGCTCGACGATATAACCATGCATTCCAGCTAGCTGCTGTGAAAGTCGTTTCTGGGGGAGAAGCTACCAAAAACGATCCCCAGGCAATTGAACAAATCCAACAGCTAATTCACCAAACTGGCTTATGTCGTCACTCTTATGTATTGGCGATCGGTGGTGGTGCTGTATTGGACATGGTAGGATATGCAGCCGCAACTGCTCACCGAGGCATTCGGCTTATCCGAGTCCCGACAACCGTATTAGCTCAAAACGATTCTGGTGTAGGGGTTAAAAATGGTATTAATGCCTTTGGTAAGAAAAACTTTCTCGGCACGTTTGCGCCTCCTTATGCTGTTTTAAATGACTGTGACTTTCTTTATAGCTTGGACGATCGCGATTGGCGATCGGGGATTGCCGAAGCAATCAAGGTTGCTTTAATCAAAGACGCAAGCTTCTTTGACGCGATCGCCAGCTCTGCTCCTGCATTAATGCGGCGAGAGATCGATGCCATGCAACAACTAATTTATCGTTGCGCTCAGTTGCATCTAGAACATATAGCTAACAGTGGCGATCCGTTTGAAATAGGTTCGTCCCGTCCCCTAGATTTCGGTCATTGGGCTGCGCATAAACTAGAGCAATTGACTGACTACAGCTTGCGCCACGGGGAAGCTGTCGCGATCGGCATCGCATTGGACAGTACCTATTCTTATCTATTAGGGCTACTTTCGCGCGGTGAGTGGCAACAGATACTCAATCTTCTAGAGGCGCTAGGCTTTGGCTTATACGTCCCCCAAATGAGACAAGACCGCTTATTTCAAGGACTCACCGAGTTTCGAGAGCATTTAGGCGGCGAGTTAACTCTCATGCTCCTACAAGCGATCGGACAGGGAATTGAAGTTCACGAAGTCGATCCACTGCTGTACGGGGAAGCGATCGCAATTTTAGCTGACAGAAGTAGGGAGTAG
- the eboE gene encoding metabolite traffic protein EboE translates to MKIDNNLHLTYCTNIHPGEGWNQVFANLQQYVPALKQRLAPKKPFGIGLRLADVAARELLAENNLIELRSWLRDRNLYVFTLNGFPYGGFHHQVVKDRVYAPDWSMLERLNYTLRLTRILAELLPDGIDGGISTLPLSYKPWFEQNATTRAFVYSIASIHIAQVVAEMVRIRAETGKLLHLDLEPEPDGLIENSAEVIDYFQTQLLPVGGRYLAKQLGTSLAAAETHLLEHVRICYDTCHFAVEYEEPATVIQSFRAAGIQIGKIQLSSALKLIVPESAEQRHQIVERLRPFAESTYLHQAIARDRNGKLYRYSDLVTALPDLEQIPACELRIHFHVPIFIRDYQFLQSTQDHIKTVLELLQRDRICNCLEIETYTWDVLPEDMKLDLVSSIQREYESVISYQLTVVS, encoded by the coding sequence ATGAAAATTGATAATAATCTACATTTAACCTATTGCACTAATATTCATCCTGGAGAGGGGTGGAACCAAGTTTTTGCTAACCTCCAGCAGTACGTTCCCGCACTGAAGCAGCGGCTAGCTCCCAAAAAACCATTTGGAATTGGGTTGCGCTTGGCAGATGTAGCGGCTAGAGAACTGTTGGCAGAAAATAATCTAATTGAGTTGCGATCGTGGCTGCGCGATCGCAATTTATATGTGTTTACCTTGAACGGCTTTCCCTATGGCGGATTTCATCATCAAGTGGTGAAAGATCGGGTTTATGCTCCTGATTGGTCTATGTTAGAACGGTTGAATTACACGTTGCGACTGACAAGAATTTTGGCGGAGTTATTGCCAGATGGGATAGATGGTGGTATCTCCACATTGCCGCTATCGTATAAACCCTGGTTTGAACAAAATGCGACGACTCGCGCATTTGTTTACAGTATTGCCAGCATTCACATTGCGCAAGTTGTTGCAGAAATGGTGCGCATTCGTGCCGAGACGGGTAAATTGCTGCATCTAGATTTAGAACCAGAACCAGATGGATTAATTGAAAATTCTGCCGAAGTTATTGATTATTTTCAGACACAACTTCTGCCTGTAGGAGGAAGATATTTAGCAAAGCAGTTAGGAACTTCTCTAGCCGCAGCAGAAACGCACTTACTAGAACACGTCAGAATTTGTTACGATACTTGCCATTTTGCTGTGGAATATGAAGAACCTGCGACTGTAATTCAAAGTTTTCGTGCCGCAGGAATTCAAATTGGTAAAATTCAACTCAGTTCTGCCTTAAAGCTCATCGTTCCCGAATCAGCCGAACAGCGTCACCAGATTGTAGAACGGTTGCGTCCGTTTGCGGAATCTACCTATCTCCATCAAGCGATCGCCCGCGATCGCAATGGTAAGCTCTATCGGTATTCCGATTTAGTCACTGCCTTACCAGATTTAGAGCAAATCCCAGCTTGCGAGTTGCGAATTCACTTTCACGTCCCGATTTTTATTCGCGACTATCAATTTTTGCAGTCTACCCAAGACCACATTAAAACCGTACTCGAACTATTGCAACGCGATCGCATTTGCAACTGTTTAGAAATTGAAACCTACACCTGGGATGTTCTTCCAGAAGACATGAAACTAGATTTAGTCAGCTCCATCCAACGCGAATATGAATCAGTTATCAGTTATCAGTTAACAGTTGTCAGTTAA
- a CDS encoding glutathione S-transferase family protein codes for MLKLYGGVLSRASIVQWYLEELQIPYEYVQLDMQAQDHKQPEFLAINPMGRLPAIADGNFQLWESGAILLYLTEKYGDPITFERRSLLNQWVLFGNSTLSSAIFVKENLHEAPELLTAINQILQQQPFLTGDRFTVADVAVGALLAYIPIMMRMDVSAYPDVVNDIKQAMTKVDLNLYPAVLDYVQRLTARTGFQKSIGKGTKGIRN; via the coding sequence ATGTTGAAACTCTACGGTGGCGTTCTCAGCCGTGCTTCAATCGTGCAATGGTATTTAGAAGAATTGCAGATTCCTTACGAATACGTACAGTTAGATATGCAGGCTCAAGACCACAAACAGCCTGAGTTTCTGGCTATCAATCCGATGGGAAGATTGCCAGCGATCGCAGACGGAAATTTTCAACTCTGGGAATCTGGAGCCATATTGCTGTATCTTACCGAAAAGTATGGCGATCCTATAACTTTTGAACGGCGATCGCTCTTAAATCAATGGGTTTTATTCGGTAACTCTACGCTTTCCTCGGCAATTTTCGTCAAAGAAAATCTCCACGAAGCACCAGAATTATTAACAGCAATTAATCAAATTCTTCAGCAACAACCTTTTTTAACAGGCGATCGCTTTACTGTAGCAGATGTAGCAGTAGGTGCGCTCTTGGCATATATCCCTATCATGATGCGAATGGATGTCAGTGCTTATCCAGATGTGGTGAACGACATTAAGCAAGCAATGACCAAGGTAGATCTCAATTTATATCCTGCTGTTTTGGACTACGTGCAACGGTTGACTGCACGCACAGGATTTCAAAAAAGTATCGGGAAAGGAACGAAGGGAATTCGGAATTAA